ACTCAGCCCCCCCGTGTAGCCGATCCGGTTCGCGGGAACTTGCAGCAGGTATTCGAAAAGGGCGATTCCCCAGGATACCAGTGCCGCGATAATCCACGGCTTTTCCCTCAGGTCCTTCAGGTGGGCGTACCACGCGAAGGTCATGAAGATATTCGAAAGCGTCAGGAGCGCGATGGTCTTCAGCAAGGTCACCCGCTCCCGATACGTCGACAGGCCCTCCGCTTCAAGGGGACATCAGCGCCCGGTAGTACATTTTCGAGGAAGGAACGTCAGCGCTCGTATCCAAGGTCTGAACCACCGGGGTATACAGGGAAGTGGTCAGCATCTTCGTATTCCAGTTCGTGAGATTGGATGAAGATTGAACTGCAAAAGGCGCGAAACGCAGGGGCGTGAGCGTGATCCTGCGGTTGGCATGATCATAGGAGAACCATGACGGTGGGCTGGCCGCGGACTTCGGGTTGGTGTTGAAAAAGAATTCAAGGCGGTTGCTCAGTCCGTCTCCGTCGGGATCTGAGTCGGGATCGCGGTCGGATCCTACTGCGCCGGGCTCGATCGTGCCGAAGTTGTCAGACATCCAGATGTTTGGGAGTCCATCGGACGGACGGCTATCGGAAGCGATCTGAATGACGGTGCAGCGCGCGGCCCGGCTGAGGTTCACACCATCGCTGAACTGGACATAGGCAGTGCCGTAGGAGGTCCCATCCGCGATCTGCTGATCGGTGAGCCGATTGCCGCTCGAGAAACCCTGCGCGGCGTAGATGAGGATGTTCCCGTCGAGAGTGAAAGGCGACGGATCCGCGAAGGATGTCACCGAAGCTGTCAGGGCACTGCCTTGAAGATCGATCGCACGCACTTCTATCCGGTTTACGCCGAGAACCGGGGGAAGGTCTCCACTCCCGGAATCGGACACAGCCACGAAAGGCCGGTCGACGGTGTAGGGAGGCGTATTGGCCATCGGGTAGCCGAATGCGATGCGGTCCTGATCGTAAATATTGAGACTGGCCCCCGCGCCATCACCCGTTACGGAGTGGTACATGGTGGCAGCCTTTAGAATGGGATTGGGCTCGCTGGAGTTGTTGCTGGAATGAGCGAGGCCAAGCGCATGACCAAGCTCGTGGGTCATTACGGACTTGAACTTCGTCTCGTTATCCATGGCGCTGTCCTCCAGAACCAGAAACATTCGGGTGATCTCTTGGAAGCCTTGGCTTCCCACCCTGCCTCCTTGGAAGATGGCGTCGGGACTTGTAGATGAAAATCCACCGCGACCGATGGCGGGTGCGCTGACGTAGCCGAAGGCATCGTGAAGCTGGATACGCAGGCGCCCATCGTTGCTATTCACCGCTGCTGCAGACGTGCCGAAGCTTTGCAGTCCTTCGAACCGGAACTTTAGCGAAGATGCCGCTGACCAAACATCGAGGCATTCCTTGACCGCCGCGAGCGCTGCTGTGGTGTCCATCCCGGGAGGCAGCTTCGCAGGGTCGACATCCACAAGATAGGGAATCGGCTGACCTCCGTCGCATAGTGGCATCCGCGAAGGTTGGCCGGATTGTTCGAGGTAACCGGTGGGAGTCACCACCGATCCGGGGACATCCATTGTTTGGAGCAGGGCTGTCGGGACAGCCGGGAGATCTCCTTTCGCGCCCGCCCTGAAGTAGGCGCGGATCTCACTTTTCAGAGCCGGGGTCCCGGCGACTTCGGTGACATGGAAAGGCGAGGGTCTCCATCGGGTCGCCGACTCGCGGTTCAGATGAAGGATGTAGTCGCCACCCACCTTCAGATCCATCTGTTCGGAGGAGATCTCTACGGTCACGCCATTGTCTCCCCCGGGTGAGTCGAAGCCGAGGTCTGACGGTGGACTCCCCTTTGACGCCCGGGTCAGGGATGCGGTGTAGCGAGTGAAGATGTTTCCATTTTCATCCGTGACCACTCGACGGCTGAGGATGTGATACTCGGCCACCGCGTCCGCCTCTTGGAAGATCTCGGACGGTTCTTGGTGGAGGCAGCATCCAGCGTGAAGGGTCGGCGCGGATACAAGGAGGAGACTACCGATCGCAATTGCGGGGAGTTTCATGGGGAGGCGCAGGGTATAGGGACAGCACCTCAGTCCAGACACATTTTGACAGTCTGGAGAATGAAAAACTCACTCTTTGCAAATATTGCAGGGTTCCCAACTAATATCCGGGCACTCCAATCCGGATTTTTCGTGAAAACTGCGGATCATCTTGAGCCTGAAGGGCTCGTTCATCGACGTGGCCTTTCTCCTTGAGTTCGCTCAAGGGGAGATCTTTCACCGCGAAGAGACCGTGTTCGGCAAACATCTCGTCGAGCTTGCCATTCAGCAGCAGCCGCCAGTCCGGGATCGATTTCTTCTGCACGTGAAGCTGAGATCGGATGGCTGTGGTGCAGTTCGCGGTAAGCACGTTGTAAAAGCGCGGCTTCTTGGCCAAGTTCTGGATCTGCGTCACATACTCCAGAAAACGGGCACGTGCCTGTTCCGGCGGGGCTGACAAGCGGAAGAGATAGGCGTCCTCATCCTTCCTGATATTAGTACGGACCCTCACGAAGTCCCGCTCGTCGCCTACGAGGTAGCAGAGTTCATAGAGCTTGTACAAGCCACCGAGGGTGGTGTAGACTTCGCCCTTCTCCCGGCGGGTTTCAATGGAGAAAGCGATGTGGCCTTCGTCGCCGAAATCAAAGCTGAAGATCGGGTGAGCGATCAGCGGGGAGCCCCAGTAGTTGAGAAAGAAATCGATCCCACGGAGCTTCGAAAGATGCACGGTGCGCGTTTCCCAGCGTTCGGTAACGGAGCCGTCCAGAGCGTAGTCGAAGTTCCGGTAGTTCGTGAAGGTCACCGCATCGCCATCGATCGTGGCACCCGCGGTGCGGGCATATTCGGGCGACCAGTTGCGATCGTTGGAAGGCTGCTTGAAGGACCATGGGACGATCACCAATGCCAAGCCTGCGGCGAGCGTCAGCCAGCGGCCTCGACCCGACCTCGCCCGGAAAAGAAGGCACCCCAGCAGGGCCAGCCACAGGACGCCAATCACTAGGTTTCCCGTGCCAGGGAAGGGTCCGTCGAAATAGACCGCGCCGAAGCACCATGCGATGGGGAACAAGAGGAGAAGCCGCAGCAGATTCCTGCCGATGAAGCGAACCACTTTGGCTCCTTGCGGACGTGGCGTTATGGTGCTGGCGCGATCGCCGGAGGATGGGGAGGGCGTTTCCATTGCATCAGGACATTGGCTGCCAAGATAAGCGAGCCTCCCGTTATCAGTGAAATCGTCAAGGATTCGTTAGGGTAAGCTTGCCCGACCAAGCGCCCCAACATCACCGGCAGGAACATCACGAAGCAGGCGGTGAAGACGGGCTCGATGGTGTAGATGAGTCCGGCCTCGGTGGCGGAGACACGCGGCTGCCATGAATTCATCAGTCCGTAGGCTCCCACCGAGCAGAGCAGGGAAAGTGAAAGGATCAGCAGGAATGCCGGCCATGAGGCGCCTGCCCGGACTAGCGCGCTTGGCTCCGGAGCCATGGCCCAGCTCAGAGGGAGGAATATGAGCGCAATAAAGGCACACATCGCAAAGGTGACGACGAGTCCCCGGTTGTTCTCATACTTCGAGTTCTCCAAGGTCAGGATCTGAAAGGTGAAGATGAATGCCGCGATCAAGGTGGCCAGTTCTCCCGGGCCGATCTTCAGTGAGGTCGGAGTCACCCCGGAGAGAATCGCACCACCCACAATGACCAATAGCGTGGCCATCAGAGTGCGGGCTCCAGGAGCCCGCCGACGCCTCATGCATTCGACCAGCGGGAGGATCACGCAGTAGGCTTGGGTGAGGAAGGCCGAAGTCGACGCCTCGGTTTTCCCCAATCCCCACGCCTGCAGGGCCATGCCCAGGCCTCCCCATAAGGCGAGCCATGCGGCCTGGGCCAGCTCCCCGCGCGTCGGACGCATGCGCACCATGAACGGAGCCATGATTGCGGCTGCGAGCCCGAAACGGGCCATCTGCAGCCACGCTGCGAGGAAAGGCTTGGAGAAATCGCCCACGCGGGCGGACTGCTCCAGGTCCAGTGCCTTGATGACCGGGAAGCTTACTCCCCAGAGAGCGCAGGCAAGGATGAGAAGCAGGACCGGCATGGCGAAGCGAACCCAGCCTTTACCAGTTCTCGCTGCGGGAAAAGCCCGGAGCTTCGGGATATCTCCGCAAGTGAAATTTCTTTCAAGACAGCCTCCCTTTGACGCCCTGAAAAAGGCGTCTAGGATGCAACATGGCCGAAACTACACCTTCCACGCGTTCGTCCTTCAGCATCCCCTCGATCATCTCCGTGATTGCGGCGATCTGGAGTTTCTTCCAAGGCACCTTTGGCGGCTTGTTCCTCGCCATCATCGCCATCGTCTTCGGGCTGATCGGAGTGATGCTTTCCCTTTCTCCCGCCAAGCGGGGAGGAGTGGTCAGTACTTTTAGCATCGGTGTCGGCGTGATCGGGATCATCGCCGCCGTGATCAAAGCAATCATGTATTTGCTTGGCGGGGGCTGAGCGGGCTGCCTGCCGGGTGCTCCATGAGCACATGGGTTGCCGTCTCACCGGTGACCACGAAGCCACATCTCTCGTAGAGACCACGGGCGGGGTTCACCTTGAGCACCTGCAAGCGGGCGGGTTGCTTTTTCTGACAGGCCCTGATGATGACATCGGCGACGAGTTGCGAACCGAGCCCGCGGTTTTGCCATTCGGGAAGCAGTTCGATCAGGCGAAGGAAGACGTGATCAACCTCTTCGGCTACGGAGAGCGTACCCACGGCATGACCTCCAATTTCCAGGATTTCGAAGCTTCGCGGATCGAAATTTTCGCGGAAGCGCTCTTCTTGCCACACGTGGTCCCATCCCCATGTCTTGGCAGCGTAGTCCTGCATGGTGAGCACGTGAAGCTGCCAGAGAAAGGCCAGATCGTCCGCGTGTCCGGGGCGGCGTTTGATGGGTGATTCCCAAGCGGGGTGCCACGCGAAAAGGAAATAAAGATAGTGCCCTTCCGGGCTTGTCCCGCTGCCGACCGCGCGCCACCCCAAGGCGGAATAGAAGGCTAGTGCCGGTCCATTCTCCGCGACACATTTCAAGGTGAAGGGTCCGCTGCTTCTCGATGCGAGGTCTTCAAGAAGGGCCTTTCCGACGCCTTTTCTCTGATGGTCGGACGAGACAAAGAGATGGTGGATGAAGTTCTCGGCTTCCCACACGGAGATGAAGCCGAGGATTTCTCCGCTGTCATTTTCCGCGACGTGGATTGCTTCGCCTTCCGTCTGTTCGGCGAAGTCTTCCAAGGCATGGGAACCTGGATCTGTCCAAGTGAAGTACTCCCTCCTGGCATGAAGGAAGATTGCAGCAAGGGCGGGATGGTCTTCTTTCTTGGCAGCGCGGATCCTCATATCCAGCAGTCGTTTCAACGTAGCACCTGACCGAAGCCGACATCGTGGCCATCCAGATCCTGAATGCCGAATTCGCGGCAGCCGTAGGGCTGGGTACAGGGCCCGTAGTCGATCTTGGCACCCCTCTCCACAAACTCCGCATGCAGGGCTTCGGCGTCATCCACCCAGAAATAGGCGTTCCAGAGATTATGGGAAACGCTCCACAGTGGGACGATGTGCTTGGGCTCGTCCGCCTGCTTCAGCATGAGATACATCCCATCGCGATGCAGGATCACGAAATGAGGCGGCTCCCCGTAGAACTTGTCATATTGAAAGCCCATCGCGTCCCGATAGTGGTTCGCGGCAGCGACCACATCACGCACAAGGAAAACCGGGGAACTTGCCGTAAGCTTGGCGGGCATTGGCCAATGGCTAACGTGTCCTAGCCTGCTTTGGAATCACCAATCCCGCGGTCGCTCAGGAGCGCCACCGCTTGGTCAGTTCATCATA
This portion of the Luteolibacter luteus genome encodes:
- a CDS encoding VOC family protein, coding for MPAKLTASSPVFLVRDVVAAANHYRDAMGFQYDKFYGEPPHFVILHRDGMYLMLKQADEPKHIVPLWSVSHNLWNAYFWVDDAEALHAEFVERGAKIDYGPCTQPYGCREFGIQDLDGHDVGFGQVLR
- a CDS encoding matrixin family metalloprotease produces the protein MKLPAIAIGSLLLVSAPTLHAGCCLHQEPSEIFQEADAVAEYHILSRRVVTDENGNIFTRYTASLTRASKGSPPSDLGFDSPGGDNGVTVEISSEQMDLKVGGDYILHLNRESATRWRPSPFHVTEVAGTPALKSEIRAYFRAGAKGDLPAVPTALLQTMDVPGSVVTPTGYLEQSGQPSRMPLCDGGQPIPYLVDVDPAKLPPGMDTTAALAAVKECLDVWSAASSLKFRFEGLQSFGTSAAAVNSNDGRLRIQLHDAFGYVSAPAIGRGGFSSTSPDAIFQGGRVGSQGFQEITRMFLVLEDSAMDNETKFKSVMTHELGHALGLAHSSNNSSEPNPILKAATMYHSVTGDGAGASLNIYDQDRIAFGYPMANTPPYTVDRPFVAVSDSGSGDLPPVLGVNRIEVRAIDLQGSALTASVTSFADPSPFTLDGNILIYAAQGFSSGNRLTDQQIADGTSYGTAYVQFSDGVNLSRAARCTVIQIASDSRPSDGLPNIWMSDNFGTIEPGAVGSDRDPDSDPDGDGLSNRLEFFFNTNPKSAASPPSWFSYDHANRRITLTPLRFAPFAVQSSSNLTNWNTKMLTTSLYTPVVQTLDTSADVPSSKMYYRALMSP
- a CDS encoding DMT family transporter, giving the protein MPVLLLILACALWGVSFPVIKALDLEQSARVGDFSKPFLAAWLQMARFGLAAAIMAPFMVRMRPTRGELAQAAWLALWGGLGMALQAWGLGKTEASTSAFLTQAYCVILPLVECMRRRRAPGARTLMATLLVIVGGAILSGVTPTSLKIGPGELATLIAAFIFTFQILTLENSKYENNRGLVVTFAMCAFIALIFLPLSWAMAPEPSALVRAGASWPAFLLILSLSLLCSVGAYGLMNSWQPRVSATEAGLIYTIEPVFTACFVMFLPVMLGRLVGQAYPNESLTISLITGGSLILAANVLMQWKRPPHPPAIAPAP
- a CDS encoding GNAT family N-acetyltransferase translates to MKRLLDMRIRAAKKEDHPALAAIFLHARREYFTWTDPGSHALEDFAEQTEGEAIHVAENDSGEILGFISVWEAENFIHHLFVSSDHQRKGVGKALLEDLASRSSGPFTLKCVAENGPALAFYSALGWRAVGSGTSPEGHYLYFLFAWHPAWESPIKRRPGHADDLAFLWQLHVLTMQDYAAKTWGWDHVWQEERFRENFDPRSFEILEIGGHAVGTLSVAEEVDHVFLRLIELLPEWQNRGLGSQLVADVIIRACQKKQPARLQVLKVNPARGLYERCGFVVTGETATHVLMEHPAGSPLSPRQANT
- a CDS encoding DUF4105 domain-containing protein, which translates into the protein METPSPSSGDRASTITPRPQGAKVVRFIGRNLLRLLLLFPIAWCFGAVYFDGPFPGTGNLVIGVLWLALLGCLLFRARSGRGRWLTLAAGLALVIVPWSFKQPSNDRNWSPEYARTAGATIDGDAVTFTNYRNFDYALDGSVTERWETRTVHLSKLRGIDFFLNYWGSPLIAHPIFSFDFGDEGHIAFSIETRREKGEVYTTLGGLYKLYELCYLVGDERDFVRVRTNIRKDEDAYLFRLSAPPEQARARFLEYVTQIQNLAKKPRFYNVLTANCTTAIRSQLHVQKKSIPDWRLLLNGKLDEMFAEHGLFAVKDLPLSELKEKGHVDERALQAQDDPQFSRKIRIGVPGY